Proteins encoded within one genomic window of Brassica rapa cultivar Chiifu-401-42 chromosome A09, CAAS_Brap_v3.01, whole genome shotgun sequence:
- the LOC103843083 gene encoding cytochrome P450 71B28 isoform X3 translates to MSISLCFLCLLPLIFIFFRKLQPSKWNLPPGPPKLPIIGNLHQRGELHPRNRRNLSQKYGPVVHLRFGFVPMVVISSKEAAEEVLKTHDLECCNRPETAGIRMISYNSKDIGFAPYGEEWRAMRKLSVVELFSSKKIQYFRYVREEENDLLVKKLSESASSESLVSLKKTLYTLVGSIVCRVGLGQNLHESEFIDEDGIADLVQRSELLTRTSMFSDLFPGRIGELIDLFTGQTKRLENAFSELDTFFQNVLDDHLKPGRRVQEGSDIIDVMIDMMRKQDSFKITTDHLKGMISVIIKKKLNIITWISIWYCKL, encoded by the exons ATGTCAATCTCTCTCTGTTTCCTCTGCCTCTTACCTCTTATCTTTATCTTCTTCAGAAAACTCCAACCCTCGAAATGGAATCTTCCTCCGGGCCCGCCGAAGCTTCCGATCATCGGAAACTTACACCAACGCGGAGAGTTACATCCCAGGAACCGTAGGAACCTCTCCCAAAAGTACGGACCAGTAGTACACCTCCGCTTCGGATTCGTCCCCATGGTCGTGATCTCATCAAAAGAAGCAGCAGAGGAAGTGCTCAAGACTCACGATCTTGAGTGTTGTAACCGACCAGAGACTGCCGGGATCAGAATGATCTCTTACAACTCCAAAGACATCGGGTTTGCTCCTTACGGTGAGGAGTGGAGGGCCATGAGAAAGCTCTCGGTGGTGGAGCTCTTCAGCTCGAAAAAGATTCAGTACTTTAGGTATGTTAGAGAGGAAGAGAATGACTTGCTGGTCAAGAAACTCTCTGAATCTGCTTCGAGTGAATCTCTGGTGAGTCTGAAGAAAACCCTTTATACGCTAGTCGGGAGTATTGTCTGTAGAGTAGGGCTAGGGCAGAATCTACATGAAAGTGAGTTCATCGATGAAGATGGTATAGCTGATCTTGTGCAAAGGTCTGAGCTGCTCACGAGAACTTCTATGTTCTCTGACTTGTTTCCCGGAAGAATCGGTGAACTCATAGATTTGTTCACTGGTCAGACAAAGAGACTAGAGAATGCTTTCTCGGAACTCGACACGTTCTTTCAGAATGTTCTCGATGATCATCTTAAGCCTGGGAGAAGGGTACAAGAGGGTTCTGATATTATCGATGTGATGATAGATATGATGAGGAAGCAAGACTCTTTCAAGATCACCACAGATCATCTCAAAGGAATGATATCggtaataataaaa aaaaaactaaatattattacCTGGATAAGTATATGGTATtgcaaactataa
- the LOC103843083 gene encoding cytochrome P450 71B28 isoform X2, protein MSISLCFLCLLPLIFIFFRKLQPSKWNLPPGPPKLPIIGNLHQRGELHPRNRRNLSQKYGPVVHLRFGFVPMVVISSKEAAEEVLKTHDLECCNRPETAGIRMISYNSKDIGFAPYGEEWRAMRKLSVVELFSSKKIQYFRYVREEENDLLVKKLSESASSESLVSLKKTLYTLVGSIVCRVGLGQNLHESEFIDEDGIADLVQRSELLTRTSMFSDLFPGRIGELIDLFTGQTKRLENAFSELDTFFQNVLDDHLKPGRRVQEGSDIIDVMIDMMRKQDSFKITTDHLKGMISDVFLAGVSTSASTMIWAMTELIRNPRVMKKVQDEIRTTLGDKKERLTEEDLNQLHYFKLMVKEIFRLHPAAPLLLPRETMSHIKIQGYDIPKKTQILINAYAIARDPNVWKNPDEFDPDRFVDSSVDYRGLNFELLPFGSGRRICPGMAMGIVIVEFGLLNLLYFFDWGLPEKEPAKKITTGDEVALDLVQVILP, encoded by the exons ATGTCAATCTCTCTCTGTTTCCTCTGCCTCTTACCTCTTATCTTTATCTTCTTCAGAAAACTCCAACCCTCGAAATGGAATCTTCCTCCGGGCCCGCCGAAGCTTCCGATCATCGGAAACTTACACCAACGCGGAGAGTTACATCCCAGGAACCGTAGGAACCTCTCCCAAAAGTACGGACCAGTAGTACACCTCCGCTTCGGATTCGTCCCCATGGTCGTGATCTCATCAAAAGAAGCAGCAGAGGAAGTGCTCAAGACTCACGATCTTGAGTGTTGTAACCGACCAGAGACTGCCGGGATCAGAATGATCTCTTACAACTCCAAAGACATCGGGTTTGCTCCTTACGGTGAGGAGTGGAGGGCCATGAGAAAGCTCTCGGTGGTGGAGCTCTTCAGCTCGAAAAAGATTCAGTACTTTAGGTATGTTAGAGAGGAAGAGAATGACTTGCTGGTCAAGAAACTCTCTGAATCTGCTTCGAGTGAATCTCTGGTGAGTCTGAAGAAAACCCTTTATACGCTAGTCGGGAGTATTGTCTGTAGAGTAGGGCTAGGGCAGAATCTACATGAAAGTGAGTTCATCGATGAAGATGGTATAGCTGATCTTGTGCAAAGGTCTGAGCTGCTCACGAGAACTTCTATGTTCTCTGACTTGTTTCCCGGAAGAATCGGTGAACTCATAGATTTGTTCACTGGTCAGACAAAGAGACTAGAGAATGCTTTCTCGGAACTCGACACGTTCTTTCAGAATGTTCTCGATGATCATCTTAAGCCTGGGAGAAGGGTACAAGAGGGTTCTGATATTATCGATGTGATGATAGATATGATGAGGAAGCAAGACTCTTTCAAGATCACCACAGATCATCTCAAAGGAATGATATCg GACGTATTTCTAGCAGGGGTAAGCACAAGCGCATCCACAATGATATGGGCAATGACTGAGTTGATCAGAAACCCTAGAGTGATGAAGAAAGTACAAGATGAGATTAGGACAACGCTTGGGGACAAGAAGGAGAGACTCACAGAAGAAGATTTGAACCAACTTCACTACTTTAAGCTAATGGTCAAGGAGATATTTAGGTTACACCCAGCAGCTCCACTTTTGCTACCGAGAGAGACAATGTCTCACATCAAGATCCAAGGCTATGATATTCCCAAAAAGACACAGATCTTGATCAACGCTTACGCCATAGCACGTGATCCAAATGTGTGGAAAAACCCTGATGAGTTTGATCCTGATAGGTTTGTAGATAGTTCAGTAGATTACAGGGGATTAAACTTTGAGCTTTTACCGTTTGGTTCCGGTCGGAGAATCTGTCCAGGGATGGCGATGGGGATTGTCATTGTTGAGTTTGGACTTTTAAACTTGCTTTATTTCTTCGACTGGGGATTGCCGGAGAAAGAACCAGCCAAGAAGATCACCACCGGAGATGAAGTTGCTCTTGACCTCGTTCAAGTTATTCTGCCCTAA
- the LOC103843085 gene encoding cytochrome P450 71B2: protein MEILLCFFLVLLLTLVSTIYLKNFKTSKFNLPPSPSSLPIIGNLHHLSGLPHRCFHNLSLKYGPVMLLRLGFVPVVVISSSEAAEAVLKTHDLECCSRPKTVGTGKLSYGFKDISFSPYGAYWREMRKIAVIELLSLKKVQSFRYIREEEVDYVVKKVSESALTQSPVDLSKTFFSLTASIICRVALGQNFHVDGFVIDQERIEELVTDGAIALGTFTFSDFFPGGAGRFLDWLFRRNKKINRAFKELDAFYQHVIDDHLKPEGRKNKDIVSLLLDMIDKEDADSFKPSMDNLKAIVMDVFLAGIDTSSITMIWAMTELVRNPRVMKKAQENIRITLGAKREKITEDDLGKVEYLSLIIKETFRLHPPLPFIIPRETMSHIKIQGYDIPPKTQIQVNVWAIGRDPKRWTDPEDFIPERFANSSVDFRGQHFELLPFGSGRRMCPAMPMGAATVELGLMNLLYFFDWGLPDGMKTGDIDMEEYGTLSIVKKVPLQLVPLRRYGCGVQEV from the exons atggagatcttgctctgtttcttcttgGTTTTGCTTCTTACTCTTGTATCAACAATCTATCTCAAGAATTTTAAAACTTCAAAGTTTAATCTTCCTCCTAGCCCTTCAAGTCTTCCCATCATTGGGAACTTGCATCATCTTTCAGGATTGCCTCACAGATGTTTCCATAACCTCTCACTCAAATACGGACCGGTGATGCTTCTTCGACTCGGCTTTGTTCCAGTGGTTGTCATCTCATCGAGTGAAGCAGCTGAAGCGGTTCTCAAAACTCACGACTTGGAATGTTGCAGCCGACCAAAGACGGTCGGGACAGGAAAACTCTCTTACGGCTTTAAAGACATCTCATTCTCTCCGTACGGTGCTTACTGGCGGGAAATGCGAAAAATCGCGGTCATCGAGCTTTTAAGTCTCAAGAAGGTTCAGTCATTTAGGTATATAAGAGAGGAAGAGGTAGATTACGTGGTGAAGAAGGTATCGGAATCTGCTTTGACACAATCTCCTGTAGATTTAAGCAAAACCTTCTTTTCACTCACCGCAAGCATCATTTGTAGAGTAGCTTTAGGACAGAACTTCCACGTGGACGGGTTCGTTATCGATCAAGAAAGGATTGAAGAGCTTGTAACCGACGGAGCGATAGCTCTAGGGACTTTCACTTTCTCTGACTTCTTCCCTGGTGGGGCTGGAAGATTCTTAGACTGGTTGTTTcgaagaaacaagaagatcAACAGAGCCTTTAAAGAGCTTGATGCTTTTTATCAGCATGTGATTGATGATCACTTGAAGCCAGAAGGAAGAAAAAATAAGGATATTGTTTCCTTGTTGTTAGATATGATTGATAAAGAGGATGCAGATTCTTTCAAGCCTAGTATGGATAATCTAAAGGCAATCGTCatg GATGTGTTTCTTGCGGGGATAGATACAAGCTCTATAACAATGATTTGGGCGATGACAGAACTCGTTAGAAACCCAAGAGTGATGAAGAAAGCTCAAGAGAATATTCGAATCACCTTGGGAGCCAAAAGGGAAAAAATCACTGAAGATGATCTAGGAAAAGTTGAATACTTGAGTCTCATAATCAAGGAAACATTCAGATTACATCCACCACTTCCGTTTATAATCCCAAGAGAAACAATGTCTCACATCAAGATCCAAGGCTATGATATTCCCCCGAAGACGCAAATCCAAGTTAATGTATGGGCAATAGGACGTGACCCCAAGCGTTGGACCGACCCTGAAGATTTCATCCCTGAACGTTTTGCTAATAGTTCTGTAGATTTCAGAGGACAACATTTTGAGCTATTGCCATTTGGTTCTGGTCGAAGGATGTGTCCGGCGATGCCAATGGGAGCTGCTACTGTGGAGTTAGGATTAATGAATTTGCTTTACTTTTTCGATTGGGGATTGCCTGATGGGATGAAAACTGGAGACATTGATATGGAAGAATATGGTACTCTCTCCATTGTCAAGAAAGTACCTCTTCAACTTGTACCCCTTCGACGTTATGGATGTGGAGTCCAAGAAGTTTAA
- the LOC103843086 gene encoding proteasome subunit beta type-5-B gives MKLDTSGFETSMPTIGFGSSNDMLDGFSTVPSFDLPRTTDFDGFQKEAVQMVKPAKGTTTLAFIFKEGVMVAADSRASMGGYISSQSVKKIIEINPYMLGTMAGGAADCQFWHRNLGIKCRLHELANKRRISVSGASKLLANMLYSYRGMGLSVGTMIAGWDETGPGLYYVDNEGGRLKGDRFSVGSGSPYAYGVLDSGYKFDMSVEEASELARRSIYHATFRDGASGGVASVYHVGPNGWTKLSGDDVGELHYHYYPVPPAIAEQVMEEAAAE, from the exons ATGAAGCTTGACACTAGTGGATTCGAGACATCCATGCCTACGATTGGATTCGGCTCAAGCAACGATATGCTTGATGGGTTTTCTACCGTGCCCTCGTTTGATCTTCCCCGGACTACAGAT TTTGATGGGTTTCAGAAAGAAGCAGTGCAGATGGTGAAGCCTGCGAAAGGAACAACCACACTTGCTTTTATCTTCAAAGAAGGTGTCATGGTCGCTGCTGATTCTCGTGCTAGCATGGGTGGATATATCT CCTCACAATCTGTGAAGAAGATTATTGAGATCAATCCTTATATGCTTGGTACAATGGCTGGAGGAGCTGCTGACTGCCAATTCTGGCACAGAAATCTTGGTATTAAG TGCCGTCTACATGAACTGGCAAACAAGAGGAGAATCTCTGTTTCCGGAGCTTCAAAACTTCTCGCAAACATGCTCTACTCATACCGTGGAATGGGACTTTCCGTCGGCACCATGATTGCTGGATGGGACGAAACT GGTCCTGGACTATACTATGTCGACAACGAAGGAGGAAGGCTCAAGGGAGACAGGTTTTCAGTTGGTTCTGGTTCGCCATACGCTTACGGTGTACTAGACAGCGG ATACAAGTTCGATATGTCAGTTGAAGAAGCTTCCGAGTTGGCAAGGAGATCAATCTATCATGCGACATTCCGTGATGGAGCCAGTGGTGGTGTTGCTAGCG TGTACCACGTGGGTCCTAATGGATGGACGAAACTGTCAGGAGATGATGTTGGGGAGCTACACTATCACTACTACCCCGTGCCACCAGCCATTGCGGAACAGGTCATGGAGGAAGCAGCTGCCGAGTAA